One Acidobacteriota bacterium genomic window, ATATAGCCATTGATCCGATAGGAGCGGGTCAAAATAATCACTTTGGTCATTTCTTGCGGATTCATAGAACATCAAACTCCTCAAAAATTGATATGGGGCTGGCTCTCAAGTTATGCCCGACACTCAATTGGGCCCAGGAGCATTTCAGCAATATAACGGCCAGCATAGCCGTCGCCAAATGGGTTTTCAAAACACCGCATCTGATTGTATTCATTTGGGTTGGAAAGTAACCGCCCCACGGTGTGGACAATTGCTGACGGCTCGGTGCCAACCAGTTTGCCGCCTCCGACCTGGACGAGTTCCATGCGTTCGGTCGTGTTGCGCAATATCAGCACTGGAGTTTTGGTCTCGGAGGCTTCTTCCTGAATTCCTCCCGAATCGGTCAACACCAGCCAGGCATGGGTCAATAACCAGATCAGAAATGGATAGTGGAGCGGGTCAGTCACAATAAATCGCTCGCGGACCTGGGGCGATAAAGTGGGTAAAACCTGACGGACCGTGGCCTGAACCTGCGGATTGGCGTGGAGTGGCCAAACCGCAACCAGAGATGAATCTTCGGCCAACAATTTCGACACGGCCTGACTGATATTGGCAATATTGGTGCCCCAGTTTTCACGACGGTGGGCGGTGATCAACAGTAATTTTTGATGGTTCAGTTGCGCCGCCAGGAGCTGTAACTCAACCGGAAGCAACCGCCGATGGCCGTTGGAGTACCCCGTAACCTGTGGTATTGCCCATCGCACAGCATCCACAATCGTGTTTCCAACCCGGTGGATTTTCGCTTCAGCAATTCCTTCCGCGAGCAAATTGTGTCGGGCTTGCAGGGTGGGTGCAAAGTTCCAGGTCGCCAGCCGGGCAATCGCTTCGCGATTTTTTTCTTCTGGAAACGGTTCATAGTCGCGATGTGTCCGCAGGCCGGCCTCGATATGACCAACCGGAATCCGATGGTAATAGGCCACCAGTGCCGCAGCCCAGGCACTGGTGGTATCTCCTTGAACCAGAGCAACTTCCGGTTTGAGCCCACCAAGACATTGATCCAGGGTTTCAATCAATTGCGCCGTCAGATGCCCCAGTCCTTCGCGTTGACGTGGAATTTCAAGCTCGTGGTGAACCGGCATCCCGAAAA contains:
- the wecB gene encoding UDP-N-acetylglucosamine 2-epimerase (non-hydrolyzing) — protein: MLTHRKRILLCLGTRPEIIKMAPVYRALTECGCEPIVVHTGQHQQGVKELYHFFGMPVHHELEIPRQREGLGHLTAQLIETLDQCLGGLKPEVALVQGDTTSAWAAALVAYYHRIPVGHIEAGLRTHRDYEPFPEEKNREAIARLATWNFAPTLQARHNLLAEGIAEAKIHRVGNTIVDAVRWAIPQVTGYSNGHRRLLPVELQLLAAQLNHQKLLLITAHRRENWGTNIANISQAVSKLLAEDSSLVAVWPLHANPQVQATVRQVLPTLSPQVRERFIVTDPLHYPFLIWLLTHAWLVLTDSGGIQEEASETKTPVLILRNTTERMELVQVGGGKLVGTEPSAIVHTVGRLLSNPNEYNQMRCFENPFGDGYAGRYIAEMLLGPIECRA